Within Saccharomycodes ludwigii strain NBRC 1722 chromosome IV, whole genome shotgun sequence, the genomic segment TGCAAACCAACACCGGGAATGTAACAGCAGCAACAGACCCTTGCGAAATGTTTGGCATTGAGAAAAATTTGGTTGACACTTTATGTTCCAATGGTTTTGCTAAAGATTCTGTTATTGAAGTTTTGAGAAGATATGGTGTAAAGAAAAGTTCGCAGGTTAACAACGAATtaatgaataaaataatagatgatttattaaagaattaGGTTTCTATGCAgcatttatttcttttaaaaaaaaaaaaaaaaaaaaaaaaaaaaaaaaaaaaaaggaaaaattaattactattattagttgAGGGTTAttcattatatatatacatatattatcattattattattattattattgttatatatagTTTAAATTTGATACTAAAAGAAGTTTGCTccgtattaaaaaaaaaaaagaaagataaaaattttattattattattattattataactCAGAGAccctaaaaataaaattttaatatgaaaaaatccgaaagaaaataaagtcctacttaaaagataaaatctTACAACACTGGCACCATTTATTAATTGCCAAACTTATAATGGGTATATAaatgttttgttttcaagATCAGTTAAATCTAAAGTAGCAACCTCAACCTTGACTTTATTACCACTTTCATCAACGACATAACCAATTTTCTCCTTATGCTCATCAATATTGGCTAATCtttctttatttcttttattcaatATAAACCAGATAATTAAAGCTAGTAAAGGagccaaaaaaaaggacAGGACAATTTGAACAATCCAAGCAGGAATATAACGTGGGCTGTCTCTAGATTGCCATAATTGTGGTGAAATAATGTTTGCAACCCCATACCAAAACATAACCATTGCATTCCTCGTAATTCTTTTAGTGTACCCGGAACATGAGGTTATATTCCAACTAAACATCAAAATCCATGGAATACCAAATAATGGACTAGCCAAACATAACATTGCCAATAATGCAATTTTCTTATCCCAAGAAATACTGACCAAAGCAATGGAGGCAGCAAAAGATGGAACAGTCCAGAAAACTACAGAAAAAGCAGTGTAgttctttttataaaataaaaaggtaCTGGCTATAAACGCACAAACAGCTGCAAAACCACCACTGGCAACAGAAACCAAAGTAGAATCTAAATTGGTAATCCTACCAATACCTTCAAATAACAAGTTTTGTTGGTAAGGTAAGTTATTGGCCAATTGTtgtagtaaaaaaaatccacAAAACAACCAAGAGACCGGATCTTTGAAAGCCTCTAGAATCTGGTACttcttaataaatttttgttcAATAGACGCATTTGTAGAAGACTGAACTCTTCTAATAACCCACACCTTTTCCTCTGTCTTTAAAAATCTGGCATCGGTAGGATTATTTGGATATATCCATAAAACAACCAAACACATTATGAATGTGCACCCACCAATGGTAATCATAAACAACTTCCAGATATGAACATGCGAATGTGTAGCATTCAACAACCCATAGGCAATAAACCCAACCGGGATGGTAACACCCAAACAGGTGGAGTAGAAAATCGGAGCAGTAGCAGCTTTTTCATCATTAGTCAAGAATTGACCCATGGTAATGTTCATCACAGGGACAGCAATAGATTCAACAAATCCCAAGAAAAACCTAATCGCATACAAACCTTGGTGGTTGTAAACCGTACaatgcaaaaaaattaaaacagtCCATAAAGCGGTTAAAATAGTCATAACACGGCCAATTGGAAATTTCTGaacaaataataagttCGTCTGTCCTATAATGTACCCGACATAAAATAGTGTGTTAGAATTATTGTACATGTTCTGATCTAAACCGATATCGGTCCACATTTCAAAAATAGAAGCATAAGAAGCAGTTGCTTTGTCTGCGTATAGCAGTAAATCCAAAGTAGCTGTTAACCCAACTACAATCCACATAACTTTACGccttagttttttttcttgtacAGGAGTAATAGGCGGCGTTAGCTCGTCATTTTCCTCCATAAATTTAAAGGTAGCATCTGCATCATTTGAACTCTTGACTTTGTATTCACCTTCatcattgaaaaaattgttgaGAAACCCTGCAAAACCATTTTTGGGTTTTTCTTGTTTGAGCTCGTGACTGCTGGACTCTATATCACTGAGGGCCAGTACAAcattgttttctttttctgcCATGTCAATGTCTTCAGCACTTGATGAGGAATCGTTTTTGTCAATAATTTCTAATTTATTATCTGACATTTTTATATAGGATGTATATGTGTAATTGCACTTTACTGTTTTGTTTCCTTTTGTTTCTTACTCTTTATAGttgatatttataatattgatgGCAAGAGAGGAagataaaagtaaaaactACCAACTTGCAGAAGTAgagtagaaaaaaaaaaatttttataaaagggaaaaaaaaaaaaaaaggatatagAATTCATCTGAGTTTATATATTGTTGGATATGTTTTTATACTTTTGGTTTGAATGACtttcaattattaatttgtttgtaacagaaaaaaaaaaagaggtaaattttaaaatattgatgCTATAAGGATTCGACAAAGTTTTCTCATTTCTTCACACTTTTGGTCTACGTTGTTTTATCTCTATTCTGTCCCACTAAAATCCAAATTATTGATTGCTACGTACAAAAGTCGGATCTATTGTTGGAAAAATGCAATCTCGAATCTTAAGGGGAATGTCCGTGCATAAGATCTAGATaactaaaatataaaaggaGCATTTTGCCAgtgttaaataaaatataattagtaatattatatatccCTATTTACAGctgtggtggtggtggtaaaATAGATTGATAATCCATCCACagttatcttttttttttatcactCAGAATTCAACCTACAACTCTAATACATCCTACGTGTTTTTCtatgttttttaatcaaGTTCTTTCCTCAccgcaaaaaaaaacattgcACGTGCAATTATCCATCGCTTATAAGATCGTATTAAGGATGGTTCCAAATAACCGTTACATCTAATTCAATatgtaacaaaaaaaggaactttctcttttttttttttttttttttttttccccatTTTTACCTGGGATAATGTGATAGAAAAGCTTGATATCTATCAACCAAACCATAAAATACAGTATTTAataaggaagaaaaaaaaaaaaaatatgaatttTAACCCTTGTTTAGATAAATAATGTACAGCCCCATATGTAGCTTAAGAGATAACAAATCGGCTTTATGATTAGATAAtcaaaagaagaaggtgttataaaatatatctaAATGATTAATTCGGTTTGGCTTTCTTATCTAATCATCGTCTATAAATGACAGTTAAACGGATTATCCTCTTCTAAAAtggttattttaaaaattataataataaaaatatcaaatatttatttaatgaaaattacTAAGATTTATATTGATTACtaatatcaatatcaaaaaaaaagataaaaaaataaaataaatactcCCTTTACTTTACTTCCACCTGTTTTTCCTTAAGCCTTACCATAAGCACCACCTCCAGGAGTTTGAATTATAACACGATCCCCTGGTTTAACCCTTATAGTATTCTTACCCCCTATATTGATAACAGCGTTGTTTTCTTTACGTATCCACAAGTTTAACCCACATTGACCATCACTACCACCATCTAAACCGTGTGGAGCTATAGTACGTCGTTCTGATAATATAGAAACTTGTAAAGGTACACGGAATTCAATATCTCTTATTGCCCCGTTACCGCCATTGTATTTCCCCTTACCACCAGAATCCTTTCTAACTGAGAACTCCTTTAATATAACGGGgtatcttttttcaaaaatttcaaCATCAGTCATTCTGGTATTAGTCATGTTTGTATGAACAGCAGAAACACCATTCCAGCCAGATCCACGCCAAGAGTCGCCACCGGCACCGTGGCCACCACAAATAGTTTCATAGTAACCAAAGCCAGACGATTCATCCTCAGTTTTAGAATCAGTGCCAAATGTTAGATTATTACAATCACCTTGTGAGTCGGCCATAACTTTAAAGGTCTTCAACACAACATCAGTAACTCTCTGTGATGTTAAAACGTTCCCACCAACAACTGCAACACCATCCATTGGATTCAAAATACATCCCTCCGGTATATTAATAGTTATTGGTTTCAAACAACCTTGGTTTAATGGAATATCCTCATCAACCAGGCACCTCAAACAATACAATATAGCAGAGGTCGTAATGGCACGAGGGGCGTTCAAATTACCATATATCTGCGGGCTAGTGCCgccaaaatcaaaaatatatttatctttatcaATATCCAACGTAACATGTAATTTTATGCATGTGCCATCATCCATAAAATCTTCACCGTAATATTCGGTTTTCCCACCAAAATGTTCGCacattttctttatcattttcttAATCGTCTCACAAGCATTGTCTTGAATGGCTGTCATATACTtaattattgttgataaCCCAAAGTCCCCCACTAATCTATTGATTAACCTAATTCCCCTTATATTAGCAGCAACCTGGGCTTTTAAATCGCTGATATTATCACTTAATTTTCTTGATCCAGAACAGCCAGGGTATCTGGATGGAATATCGTACAACAACTCTTTAACCTTTGCTTCATCAAATTCACCCTCATTGACTAATAATTCCGCATATATAGCACCACCCTCTTCATACAACTCTTTGGAATTTGGTGGAACAGAACCAGGCAGAATACCACCAATATCCGCATGGTGTGCTCTAGAAGcaacataaaaaataataccgcctgtattttcatcaaaagCTGGTGATATAACCGTGATATCAGGTAAATGTGTACCTCCCATCTCGGGATGATTTGTAACAATAACATCCCCTGGTTTTAACCTACCTTCCCAATATTTAGCCTGAGCAGCAATACAGGTAGACATAGAACCCAAGTGTACCGGTAAATGAGGAGCATTGGCTACCAAATTCCCATTTGGATCAAATAATGCACAAGAAAAGTCTAACCTCTCCTTAACATTGGTCGAAACACTGGTTTTTCTTAATTGGTTCCCCATCTGTTCAGCAATATCCATGAATCTGTGTCCAAAAATAGACAACATAATAGGATCCACAATATCATCTGTGGCGGCTGGAGAGTAGGCATCGCCCTTAtgcaaaatattaatataaatatgcgattttaaaacaatagCCTCTGCATTCGGTGGAATTACATTGGTTTGGGTAGTATCCGCCAGGATTGCCGGACCTTTAATTGTAGAACCGGGCTGCATTTCATCAATCCTATAAATAGGAGTGGCAACACGCTTAGtatcaaagaaaatttcCTTCACCATGTAACTTTCAGTTTTAGGATCAACCAAACGTTTTGTAACTTTAGATAATTGAACGTCAACTGGCTCCTCAGTCCTGAAACTAGATTTCCCAATACCTCTAGTTCTAATATCATCAACTATTATTTTCCGATCTTTAAAAGAGAATCCAAATTCACGCTTATGCAGTAAGTTAAAATCAGTAGCAAAATCAACAAGGTTTTTCTGACAAACCATTAAATTATTGGCAGTCCCTTCAAACCGCAAGTTCAAGTATTTCTCAACCTCTATTTCGGCAAAACCTTGTTCCTTCAATTTGTTAAATGTAGATTTGTATAATTCCTCTAACTTGAAACTAATTTTGTCATCATCAACACccaaaattaaagaacATGGCTCTTGAGACTCCTCGACTACATCAGCCATTAGCATACCATAAGCGGACAAGATAGAAGAATACCGATGGCATAAAACTACGTTTATCCCCAAAGATTCTGCAACTGCAACTGCATGTTGACCACCAGCACCACCAAAAGTAACTAATCTATGATCAGAAATCACATGGCCTTTAGCTTCAGTTAACCCACGTATAGGTCTAGCCATTGATTCATTCGCAACTTTGATAAATCCATATGCTACCTCATCAGGTGAGAGACTGGAATTCAGATCtttgttgattttttctGTTAATGCCATAAATTTTTCAGTGGTTGCTTCCAAATCCAAGgattcattttcatcagGACCAAATATCTTGGGGAAAAATTCCGGAATTAAACGgcctaaaaataaattggcaTCTGTTATGGTTAGAGGTCCGCCTTTACGATAACAAGCCGGGCCTGGCTCAGCCGTTGCAGACTCAGGTCCAACTCTAAACAAACcgtttttccaaaataaacGAGAACTGCCCCCAGCAGCAACAGTGTGAATGTCTAATTGAGGAGACTGAATAACAATTCCAGCAGTGATGGTTTCAAAAACATGTTCTAATTTTCCACCAAATCTACTAACATCAGTAGAAGTACCTCCCATATCAAAACCAATCAAACTCTTATTGCCGCTAGCACACGTTGTTGAATAACCGACAACCCCGCCTGCAGGACCAGATAAAATCGCTCTTAGTccagaaaatttttttgcatCAATTATACCCCCATCAGACTGCATAAATTGAATCTTGGTGTTTGATACATTGGTTAAACCTTTTGAAATACTATCtagatattttttgataacaGGGGTCAAGTAGGCGTCAGCAATAACACTGTGAGCTCTTGGAACAAACTTGATCATAGGTGAAACTTCACTTGATAAAGAAACATGTGTAAATCCAATTTGCTTGGCTATCTTAGCTACTAATTTTTCATGTTCATTATAGGTAAAAGAGTGTAAAAAGGCAATACCTAATGATCGAATTCCAGTGTTATAAACCGTTTGTAGGACCATCCTTACGTTTTCAGGATCTGGTACcttcaaaatattaacaactTCTCCACTTTTTCCATAAACAGTGTTTAAGCCGTTGGAAAtggattttttattgtcgGGATCTTCTGAAAAATCTTCTAAAGTAACTCTTTCATCGATTTCCAGTACTAAATCGTATAATACACCTGGTTTCTTGGCGCTCAAATCAAATATGTTTGGTCTTGTCTGATCACCAATAACTAAGGCATCTTTGAACCCTTTCGTAGTGATTAGAGCACATCTTTCACCGTTTCTTTCCAAAGCACAATTAGTGGCCAAAGTAGTGCCCATTCTGATAGTTTCTACATTACTTATATCCAGCGGTTTGTTTCTGGCAATTTTTTTGCCTTCAAACACCTCCAATAATCTTCTAATCCCTTCCAAAGGAGCATCTGGATAATTTTTAGGATCCAcagataataatttaataacgACATCGTCTTCTGGTCTACCTGTTCCAGGATTACCGATACAATCAGTGAAGGTTCCCCCTCTATCAATagcaattttaattttcttagATACCATGTTTGTGTTCGTGTATATGTTCTAGTATatgtatgttttttttttctttctttttctttttctttttcttttcttttttttctttttctttttaccctttttttgttaaaaaaaaaaaaattaagtaaaaataaaaacaaataggTTTTAActtaaattattaacttttattttatcttctcaatttacttttattttttttttttttttcggaCATTTTaatgtaatattttaatatatttctttgtttttaattgcaTGCTATAAAAAATGTGCATAGCTATAtgtattaaataaaattataaacatACTTATAGAGTTTACTTTGAtcttacttttatttagttTGTTGTTCCGTATtagtaatataaaataaacccTTAAGAAAATTGTGTTGGGTTCTTTGCTCTTTTCAAACGATCACGCATTAACATTGAAGAACTAGATGTTGCTCTGTCCAGTCTTGTTGATACTTCTTCAGAGATAACCTCGCTGTGATTGGtggtactactactaccaaTAAATGACAAGGTACTTTTAACACTAGTCTGTCTATGAGGCTCAGCAGAATTAGTAGCAGTACTAGTTGAAACAGAATTTGCTGTCGAAGCAAACATGCTTTGGAACTGGGCACTTGGGGCAATAGTTGGTTCTTTTGGTTGGTTTCTTTGATTTAAAACAGACCCAAACGTAAATCTATTACGGGGTGCGTTATTTCTACTGTCTGATTTATCATTACCACCTTGTTGATGATGGTGATACtgctcttcttttttctcgATTTCGTTAGCTAACGAGGATAAAGGACCCCTATGTTCTTGTTTTTGCTTCCTTAGTATTTTCTGTTCGTCAGGTAATTCTTCTTTATGGCCTAGCCAATCGGGAAACCCTTGAAATGGCTCTTGGTTCCTATAATAATTTACTAATGCAATGTGGACTAATGTAGAATCAGGTGAGTCTCCATCTTTTTCTGATCTTAAACTCAACCCTTGAAATTGGGATGTTATAGATTTAGTGGATGTTTTAAACTTATCCCAAAACCCGATACTGTTCCTATTATTGATGCTACTACCATTACTGGACATTATTAGGGAACAAATGTTTCTATATATTttgagaaagaaagaaagaaagggaGATAGAATGTTGTATATATGTGTAACTTAAGAAAAGAAcgaaataaaaagagataCAAATTAAAGGATTAAATTTTTGGtgtaaaaatatatatatactttttgacgaagaaaattgttaaaatctttgatgataataataaacgaACGTTTGAAAACCTTTTAATGCGTTTTCCGTATCGGAAACAACAATGAGTGGTTTCGGATTATCCAAACTTCATGTAGTCCTTCATCTTTTTCCACACTGAGGCTATTTATactatattaaaaaaaaacaaaataatattacaatAGTTAATGTCTATTTTAACCTTTTTTCGAACTTGAGTTTATAAACTTGTTTAAGAacttcaataaatttatccTAAAAGAGATTTTGAGGTTTATTGCATTTTTCAACCTTACCTTTATGTAGCAAAGTTGATAAAATTACTACAACTCATAActaagaaattaaaaaactatacaattattataggtacatatacatatacatacacacatatacatatatatttatatataagggaataaataaatagcaAACCACCCGTGTACAAAATTCAACTCAAGAAATaaccttttcttttaagtAGATGCCATATTTATCTTTCAATTCCTTCATAATAGGATCGTTGATTTCTGGAGAATATGGAGCCAATAGACCAGGGCCCTTAATCTTACCTTCCAAAACTAATCTAGTGGCAATGGCAACTGGTAAACCAACAGTTGCAGCCATAGAACTGTAACCTCCAACCTTACCATAGTCGACTAAAGTAGAAGTTCTAACCTCTTTGGAACCGTCGGCCCATTCAATACCGAATTTATGTTGTAACACAACCATGTCCCTTTCACCTTCTTCGTATTGCATCAACTCTTCCAAAGTAGCACACAAAGTATCCAATGGGTTACCTCTTGGGGTAATGTTTTTGTCAGACAACATACCTAACCATGTGATACCAGATAAAATTCTTTCTCTGTCATCCTCACTTTTCCATTTGGTTAAACTATCGATTTTAGCAATAATATCTTCTTTAGAGTTGGATTTAGCGCCAATATACTTGCTCAAAGCGTCCTTCCACTGTATAGGTTTGGAAAATAACTCATCTGCATCTTCTTTCAACATACCCATGTCAACCAAAACCTTGACAAATTCTGGGAAACCTTGGTATCTCAAAGTACCTCTGATAACAGTTTGAGCCTCAGGAATGTGATATAGATCTTTAAAGACAGTAGAGTCTCTGTTTGGATAGCAAACAAAAGCATACCctggataaataaaatatggCTTAGCGGTGCTCATTAAATCTTCACTGGAAACAGTTTCtaatttaccatttttgtaatatttgGCACTATTTCTCAATGCTAATAAGACACCTCTTGAAGACCAAGAAAATTTGTACCCCAATGGATTGTCGGAATCTTCAGGGGCTGGTAAACCACCACAGTAACTCAAAAAGGATGTGATCTTACCATTTTTCTTGTGGACTTCATCAATAGTTTTTACAGCATACAAATGATCAATACCTGGGTCTAAGCCGATTTCATTCATAACTGTAATACCAGcttctttaattttggGTTCTAACTCTCTCAAAGCTGGAGAAATATAAGAGGAAGTAACAACATCTTTACCTAATCTAATTGCGCTCTTAACAACATTTGGATGGTAAATGTATGGAATCAAAGAAATAACAACATCGTGGTTCTTCAAAACAGCATCCAATTCAGCATCTTTAGTAACATCTAAAGAAACAGCATTTGATTTACTTTTAGCAGCTAAAGCTTCAGCAGCTTTCAAGGTTCTACAAGCAACAGTAACTTCAACACCATCGGTAGCACTTAAGACATCAACAACTGGCTGTGCAACAAAACCAGAGcccaataataaaactttcttaaccattttttattttatttttttctattgttGAGTTGAGTTTTCTTATTTCTTgctaaagaaaagaaaaaaaatgcaagGTTTATGgtaacaaaaacaattacaGCTAATTAGAACATtagaatatataaataatgcGAATAGTAGTTACTTGAAAAGGTTATTTGgcttatttttatagttGTTTATATATGCTGGTTATGAAGAGTGGCGGTTATTGAAAGATAaaatggaaagaaaaaaaaaaaaaaagacaaattCCGATGgaatttcattttattcaataaaGATTTCTTCGGTAATTATCAGAcactaaataaaaatggtatAAGATTGTCgcattaattttttttttttttttttttctctcccCTTTAACATATATCaacatttgaaaaatttagtTTGCATTGGAATTATAAGATTTATGTAGCAAATTGAGTGTCATTAACTTTTTATGATAGAAATTTCCAATCATGTACTAAGATAAATTGTAAACAAATATGGTTTTACTATCtcaattaataattcttaATTAcctttgtaaaaaaaaaaaggaaaaaaaaaagccctGAGTATGCACACGCTCAATCACCAATGAACATTCATTTACTCAAGGTGTGGGTTTTCTCTGTTTTCATTCACAGAtccttctttctttttttttttttttttttttttttttcaagaaCTTCTCttaaaagacaaaaaaaagattcttACACTacttgttaattttttttttttttcctttcttcgactggttttataaaaaatttagataAAAGTCAATGGGACTTTTATCTCCACGTCTATGCCATTGCCTAGGTAGTTTCTGTGGTAAACGAATCccaaaaatcaaaatccAATCACAAGCTGAGGAAACTTAGCAACAGAGTGTATTTGaagtaatatatatacatatatatttataaatcggtgtcaaatatattttgaaattgtgGTATATCcgtaaaatttttttttttgcctgAAAACCTTTTAACCGTATATACTTTCCGTAAAAAAATCCTGagtgttttctttttcccaaGTGTCTCTTTGGGTTTTAAACCATAGGGGaagatatttttctttcggGATCCGCAATTCTATCAGTGGTCCTATGTTAGTGCAACaacttttataatattcataGTCagttttcttatttttattcgGTTTTAGTCTGTAAGTATCGCTGTTTATTAGCTCCGTGggcatttttttatttttgctaCCACCAGTAATAGAAGAAGGATTGAAGGCAGATGGTGACAAAAGAGTACTTCTACCTGAGCTTTTTGGTCTGGCAGTATTTGTCTTTTCGTCAACAGCATTTTTCGGTACTTTTTCTTGAAATTCATGTTGTTCAATATTGTTAATTAACgttaacaaaaaagtttcGGGTACTTGTGGTGGTTTCATTAAATCCTGATCAGTTAACTTAATCCtttccactttttttttcgtagGTCTGTTATTTCTACTGTTATGTTTCTTTCTATTATAATTGCGTTCATTACCATTGTGAACAGTACTGCTGATATAATTGCTACCTGTGTTACTTTTAATAGTAGGTTTGCCTTCTAAAtcctttcttttattcACTACATCCTGTTTATCCTCTTCTACGTTCTGAGTAATATTAATCTGAACTAgttctaaaaatatttcagAGTAATAATTGCTATTTTTCCCAGTAAATAATCTATATTCGTTTATGATCGATGAGATATTCCATCTTGAAAGCTTTCTAATTAGTCCTACTATAATGGATGTTTTATCGACTAACAAAGTGTTGTAGTTATTAGTGtctaacaataaatatattattttctgcAAGCAATTGGGCTTAATTAACATGAATTCTTCACTGTAATAGTAATTTCTAACGTAGTCAGAAAGTATCTTGGACTCagtttccttttccttaCTACTGCTCGCAATTTTAGaagtattgtttttattttttttgtcattaCCTGAGTTAGTTTCAGTTATGGCCTCATCAGCAGTATCAGGTTCATTATCCTCCtttgaaaatgaattaTTGTTTATGGCGGAAATTATTGGATTCTCCGGTATAGGACTTATTTGagtgttgttgttatttattacgATCCATTCAATCTTCcaacttttgaaaaactctttaaaaaattttgaaggCTCTTGTTcacttaaaaatataagggttttcaaatttagtgtttccaaaaatgataaatttaatGTTTCAATTTTAGAACACCTATATATTCCTTCTTCAACGATACCAAAATTAGCAGGTGGGACAagcattttgtttttttttttttttttttttttttttctggcCTGTGTTTATTCTGAAAGTTCTGCTTTATGATTTATAGTGGGATCCTTATTTTtaggttttatttttagtagaaaagtaattttaaagatttattaatttgtaaaaaaaaaagattagtGTTATCATTTACTAGCATTGTAAAAACAGTTGAGTAATTTTTGTTCCCACTTccaaaatgaataaataaagaaaagaaaaaaaaaaatagaatataCGATTGAAAAATGTTTGTCCGATACGCATCGGAAATATAACAATTCCAAATGATtatcacaaaaaaaaaatattaaatcgTTTGTTATACCATTAATTATCCCATTcacttttaaattatacatATTGttaagcaaaaaaaaaaaatatatatatatatacttttctttttctttttttccctttaaATAAGTGTCATACGtggataatttatttaaaacagcTTATGGTCTTGGAAATACTTTCGAATATGGAAGAGAAGAGGACAACAATATGCTAAAATTAtgtaataaattatatttttaaaaaaaattttttttgttttattttgttttttttttttttttttatagtattagtttttttcatttcttgtt encodes:
- the YCT1 gene encoding Yct1p (similar to Saccharomyces cerevisiae YLL055W | YCT1 | Yeast Cysteine Transporter); this translates as MSDNKLEIIDKNDSSSSAEDIDMAEKENNVVLALSDIESSSHELKQEKPKNGFAGFLNNFFNDEGEYKVKSSNDADATFKFMEENDELTPPITPVQEKKLRRKVMWIVVGLTATLDLLLYADKATASYASIFEMWTDIGLDQNMYNNSNTLFYVGYIIGQTNLLFVQKFPIGRVMTILTALWTVLIFLHCTVYNHQGLYAIRFFLGFVESIAVPVMNITMGQFLTNDEKAATAPIFYSTCLGVTIPVGFIAYGLLNATHSHVHIWKLFMITIGGCTFIMCLVVLWIYPNNPTDARFLKTEEKVWVIRRVQSSTNASIEQKFIKKYQILEAFKDPVSWLFCGFFLLQQLANNLPYQQNLLFEGIGRITNLDSTLVSVASGGFAAVCAFIASTFLFYKKNYTAFSVVFWTVPSFAASIALVSISWDKKIALLAMLCLASPLFGIPWILMFSWNITSCSGYTKRITRNAMVMFWYGVANIISPQLWQSRDSPRYIPAWIVQIVLSFFLAPLLALIIWFILNKRNKERLANIDEHKEKIGYVVDESGNKVKVEVATLDLTDLENKTFIYPL
- the OXP1 gene encoding 5-oxoprolinase (similar to Saccharomyces cerevisiae YKL215C | OXP1 | OXoProlinase) produces the protein MVSKKIKIAIDRGGTFTDCIGNPGTGRPEDDVVIKLLSVDPKNYPDAPLEGIRRLLEVFEGKKIARNKPLDISNVETIRMGTTLATNCALERNGERCALITTKGFKDALVIGDQTRPNIFDLSAKKPGVLYDLVLEIDERVTLEDFSEDPDNKKSISNGLNTVYGKSGEVVNILKVPDPENVRMVLQTVYNTGIRSLGIAFLHSFTYNEHEKLVAKIAKQIGFTHVSLSSEVSPMIKFVPRAHSVIADAYLTPVIKKYLDSISKGLTNVSNTKIQFMQSDGGIIDAKKFSGLRAILSGPAGGVVGYSTTCASGNKSLIGFDMGGTSTDVSRFGGKLEHVFETITAGIVIQSPQLDIHTVAAGGSSRLFWKNGLFRVGPESATAEPGPACYRKGGPLTITDANLFLGRLIPEFFPKIFGPDENESLDLEATTEKFMALTEKINKDLNSSLSPDEVAYGFIKVANESMARPIRGLTEAKGHVISDHRLVTFGGAGGQHAVAVAESLGINVVLCHRYSSILSAYGMLMADVVEESQEPCSLILGVDDDKISFKLEELYKSTFNKLKEQGFAEIEVEKYLNLRFEGTANNLMVCQKNLVDFATDFNLLHKREFGFSFKDRKIIVDDIRTRGIGKSSFRTEEPVDVQLSKVTKRLVDPKTESYMVKEIFFDTKRVATPIYRIDEMQPGSTIKGPAILADTTQTNVIPPNAEAIVLKSHIYINILHKGDAYSPAATDDIVDPIMLSIFGHRFMDIAEQMGNQLRKTSVSTNVKERLDFSCALFDPNGNLVANAPHLPVHLGSMSTCIAAQAKYWEGRLKPGDVIVTNHPEMGGTHLPDITVISPAFDENTGGIIFYVASRAHHADIGGILPGSVPPNSKELYEEGGAIYAELLVNEGEFDEAKVKELLYDIPSRYPGCSGSRKLSDNISDLKAQVAANIRGIRLINRLVGDFGLSTIIKYMTAIQDNACETIKKMIKKMCEHFGGKTEYYGEDFMDDGTCIKLHVTLDIDKDKYIFDFGGTSPQIYGNLNAPRAITTSAILYCLRCLVDEDIPLNQGCLKPITINIPEGCILNPMDGVAVVGGNVLTSQRVTDVVLKTFKVMADSQGDCNNLTFGTDSKTEDESSGFGYYETICGGHGAGGDSWRGSGWNGVSAVHTNMTNTRMTDVEIFEKRYPVILKEFSVRKDSGGKGKYNGGNGAIRDIEFRVPLQVSILSERRTIAPHGLDGGSDGQCGLNLWIRKENNAVINIGGKNTIRVKPGDRVIIQTPGGGAYGKA
- the MSO1 gene encoding Mso1p (similar to Saccharomyces cerevisiae YNR049C | MSO1 | Multicopy suppressor of Sec One), whose amino-acid sequence is MSSNGSSINNRNSIGFWDKFKTSTKSITSQFQGLSLRSEKDGDSPDSTLVHIALVNYYRNQEPFQGFPDWLGHKEELPDEQKILRKQKQEHRGPLSSLANEIEKKEEQYHHHQQGGNDKSDSRNNAPRNRFTFGSVLNQRNQPKEPTIAPSAQFQSMFASTANSVSTSTATNSAEPHRQTSVKSTLSFIGSSSTTNHSEVISEEVSTRLDRATSSSSMLMRDRLKRAKNPTQFS